AATCATTTTCATTTAAGTATTTAGAGTTTATATTTAAAGGTAAAGCATTTATATATTTTTTATAAAAATTTTGCAATTCTTGTGCTATTTTTTGTAAAGTTTCTTTTAAACCATCTTGATTACCCTGTTTAATAAGTTTAATAGCACTTGCTTCAATACTGTCAATTAAAAAGGAATAATCTGCTCATTGATTTGCAATTGAAACTATTGAATCATAAGGAACTCCTTGTGTATTTCTAGAAGGAATTTCTAATTCATCTAATTTTTTTAAATATTCAATTGAAGTATTTTTTCAATTTGTATAATTATTTTTAGCTATTTCTTTAAATAAATCATAATTATTATTTATTATTGGAATATTGTAAGAATAAAAATTATTACTAATATTATTATTCATTAAATCTCCAATAATTTGATCAGTGTCATAATTATAAGTTTTTGTTGTTGAATTGTACTTTAAAGGATATGAAGTTATATATTCTTGTTTTGAATTAGTAGATTCACTAATATCTGTTACATGATTTTCTTGATTATAACTTCATTTTTGTTCTTTAATCGGATTGTAAGTTTTTAGAAAAGTTGAAGGATTATTTGAAACTGGTTCATTAAATTCAACAACATCCTTATAATTTAACCCTGAAAATGTTGCTTTACTGTTTTTTTCCATGACTAGTGGTGTGATAATGGCTGTAGAAATTAATAAAGTAGAAACAAATAAAGTAGCGGATGTTCCTAATATTTTTCCAGTTGAACTCATTAGTAAAGCAGAATGTAATTTAAGAGTCGGATTTGCTTTTCTAAATAAAAACTTAAATCCTCTTCCTATTTTGCTATTTCTTTTCATAAAATTTCCAGCTAATAAATTTAATGCCCTTTGTTCAATTACGTTATAGGCAATTAATAAAGTTATTAAAGTCAATGTTATTAAAACAGATATAAATATTGCAAATGTATGTAAACTTAAAGAATCAAATCCTTTATAGTGAATATTAAAGTAATTTGCAAATATCGAAATAATATAATTTTGTATAACAAGTATTGATATGTACCCTAATATAGTTCCAACCAAGCTAATTACAATTGGTGTTGATATAAAGAACATTAGCAATGAGCGATTGGAATAACCCAAAGCTTTAAATGTTCCTAATTTAGATTTAGTTTCATCAACTTGTTTCTTAACAATTAATATAATTATGAAAACAGAAATTAATGCAATCAATATAAGTAAGAATGTTGAAAACACTCAATAAACTCAAATGACATGTCTATAACTTGCTGTTCTAAAATAAAATTTATATTCTGTATCTCTTAAATCAAAAAACATTTTTACAGCTGTCGTATTTAAATTTCCATACTCAATTCATTCCTTATTAAAAGCCTTTAAATAAGATTCTGAATTATGAGACTTACTTTTAAATTTTCCAGAAAAATAAACTTCTCTATCACTTTGTGATTCAAAATTTAATTTTGAACTTGAAAGGTCGTAGCTATAAATTTGCATTTTTGTTCCTTCTTCATTTTTTACTTCAACTTTATTAAGTCCAAAAATTGAAGGATCAACATATGCAATTAAATTCTTTTTTATTGAAGGTATTGTTGATTTAAAGTCTGTTACAGGATATACAAAATCAGCTGAAGAACCAAATCCAATTACTTGAAACCAAACTTGTTCTTTATATTCTGATGTATTAATTCCTAAAGTTGAATCATTGATACTAACACTTCCACCAAAAGTTAAATTTGAAATGTCATCTTTAACTAACAACTGATTTCCATAAATATCTGCAGTTAATCTTATGATATCTCCTCTTTTGATATTATTTTGGTTTGCAAAATTGGCTTGAATGATAACCTCTCTTGAAGCAAATTGCTTATTTTCTGAAAAATATCTATCTTTTTGGTTATCTTCTAAAATAATTTTGTCAACCAAGATTTGTTCAGTTTTTGTTTCATCAAACCTTTCATCAATTATTGATGTCTTAGTTAATGCTTTTATATTTAAGTCATTATTTTTCAGTTTGACATTATTAAATGTTCTTCCTTCTGTTCGAGATCAATTAAAATAACTATCTCCTTGAACAATTTGATTTTCAGATTTAATTCCTTTTCTTGAAAGAACATTAATTAAGTATTGAGAATATAAATCTTGATTTGCATATTCATCAATATTTTCTCCTCCAATTCATTCATTTTCATCAAATGAAATTCTTGTTGAATTATCAACATTGACTATAAAGTCATGTTGATTTGATTGATTTATAAGTTTATTATAACTTTCATCTACCCTGTTGATTGTTATAAAAACAGACATACCAACCATTATTGCTATTGTTACTAAAAAACCCAATCCAATTAATTGGCCCAAATTTTTCAAAGTAGTTTTAAATCCAGATTTAATAATTAAAAGTTTTTTGTTAGGTTTTTCTTGAATTTTCATAATTAATATCATTTACTTTCTAATAATTTTAAATAAAGATATTAAATTAAATCAATACTATTAATTACTACTGTTCAAGAGGATTTTAAATCATTACAATATGATTCACTGCTTAACTGTGAATCAATTTTTACTTTTATTATTAAATAATCAATATTATTTTCTTGAGTTTTAGAAATTGAATAATATAAATTACTTTTAAATGAATATGAAACTTTTGAACGACATTTAAATCAACTTACCTCTAAAAAAGGTACATTAAATTGTGTTCCATTAGTTGAATCTCTAAATAATTTATAATTATCATTTGTTGAAATTTGATCTAAATTTTCAGTTATTATATTTGTTCTTTCTCCATTTTTTAAAAATGATGCTGAAACTTCTTCGCTTCCACTAATTTTTTTAGGTCTTGTTGTTAAATTTAATTCAACATTTTGCTTATAATTTTTAGCTTCATCTAAACTTAAAGGGATTGGATATTTTAATGAAAAACTAGACTGTGGTGTAATTCAAGGTTTATTTGAAGCACCGACTTTTCAACCTAAATTTTGTTTTGATTCAAAACTTACAGCTGTTGCTGACCCATTTTGGGTATTTTCAATATTAAAACCACTATCTTTTTTAAAAAGTGTCTTATATCTTATAATTACATTTCCATAAAAAACTTTTGATTCAGGTTTTGCTGTTAACTCAATTTGCTCATATGTTGGTGAAGAATAATTAATATTACTCTTTATATTTTCATTTGTAATTCGATTTTGAATAGCATTGATAATTTCATCTGCTGTAATTCAATATAATTCACCTAAATTATGATTTGTAATATTAATAGCTGTTGATATATTTTGTCTTTTTATATTAAAAGACATTTCAACTGAATTTGTAAAACCAGTAATTGATAAGTCAAAT
This genomic window from Spiroplasma taiwanense CT-1 contains:
- a CDS encoding ABC transporter permease produces the protein MILIMKIQEKPNKKLLIIKSGFKTTLKNLGQLIGLGFLVTIAIMVGMSVFITINRVDESYNKLINQSNQHDFIVNVDNSTRISFDENEWIGGENIDEYANQDLYSQYLINVLSRKGIKSENQIVQGDSYFNWSRTEGRTFNNVKLKNNDLNIKALTKTSIIDERFDETKTEQILVDKIILEDNQKDRYFSENKQFASREVIIQANFANQNNIKRGDIIRLTADIYGNQLLVKDDISNLTFGGSVSINDSTLGINTSEYKEQVWFQVIGFGSSADFVYPVTDFKSTIPSIKKNLIAYVDPSIFGLNKVEVKNEEGTKMQIYSYDLSSSKLNFESQSDREVYFSGKFKSKSHNSESYLKAFNKEWIEYGNLNTTAVKMFFDLRDTEYKFYFRTASYRHVIWVYWVFSTFLLILIALISVFIIILIVKKQVDETKSKLGTFKALGYSNRSLLMFFISTPIVISLVGTILGYISILVIQNYIISIFANYFNIHYKGFDSLSLHTFAIFISVLITLTLITLLIAYNVIEQRALNLLAGNFMKRNSKIGRGFKFLFRKANPTLKLHSALLMSSTGKILGTSATLFVSTLLISTAIITPLVMEKNSKATFSGLNYKDVVEFNEPVSNNPSTFLKTYNPIKEQKWSYNQENHVTDISESTNSKQEYITSYPLKYNSTTKTYNYDTDQIIGDLMNNNISNNFYSYNIPIINNNYDLFKEIAKNNYTNWKNTSIEYLKKLDELEIPSRNTQGVPYDSIVSIANQWADYSFLIDSIEASAIKLIKQGNQDGLKETLQKIAQELQNFYKKYINALPLNINSKYLNENDLKSLNYGKIKNINFDDQLFETSGEEVYETYQVKTPFKLATKGTNYLFYGNDTINSKWENFLDDFIYSDFNIENNKIFYNGIDVMQIDLNDLSQWDIEDFRKFNTYIILWYWIHFESKLGTMLMESTYQKETNVIQQAMKEALLKNQDYNIATNIIPYNHQTEELGTMINGTYFSNKNEQNIKIYGLNSNSVSVYLRDSEGTDIKENLFKKLNSDYNEYIPIIINQTISKKLNLGIKDIMNVSILKKELVDKENNSIDLNNVNMGIKSEYNYLTQTVNDYISEHKKNYFAYNELNQTWDSESPISVATINGKKIASETLSGISKETEIQTAANKSEIKKVFTGSDKKFLIVGVTENYGNSKAWISNENANKVLKYDNIKKYFFNKFFLNEWKESPALKKFYDTQTMYEISQAQWEKFIDYFNFLITKWSQANNNDKFVTGADNPYDEFINMFLKLSSDYVDPNGYKYASKYLWKIFENEYPIFNYKYTNWNLYNDQLINTSKTQAFGDYSSIGMVGKSSLIIDNETGTTYTSYTQGYSENSLNKIDSLKDKRELLDQVEAIIRIIIYLITFIALTISIIIIVITTILIIGENAQFIATMKILGYTNNYVMAQILGIYILPIFTTFIFGFLTAWFGIQKIVSYMSSNYSFVIPYEFAIWQPFAVIAILISIYIATILISYKQFLRIKPVDSLTISN